CTGCCCGCCACCACCACGGTGCCGGCGGCCACGGCCAGCTGGCTCGACCACGTGAGCGCCGCCGGGGGGACGGTGCTGCGGCTGGGCTCGAGCGTGGACGTGCCCGGAGCCGTCGACGTCGTCGCCGAGGACCTGGCCCAGGCCCTGCTGGCCGCCGTCGCCCCCGATCTCGCCCTGGCCCCCGACAGCCCGGACCTCGGCTTCGTCCACCGCCACCTGCCCGACGCCGACGTCTACCTGCTGGCCAACACCGGGCCCGCCGACCGGACCGCCGAGGTCACGCCACGCGCGGAGCGGTCCTGGTGGGCGGTCTGGGACGCCCGCACCGGCGACGTCCGGCGGACGGGGCCGGCCGCGGAGCCGCTCGTGCTCACCCTGGAGCCCTACGAGGCGGTGGTGCTGGTGCTGACCGACGACGAGCCCGCCGCTCCGACCGTCCCGGCGCCGCCCGGCGGTGCCGCACGGGTCCAGCCGCTCGCCGACGGCTGGCGGGTGGCCTTCGACGCCGGGCCCGACGAGCCGGTGGCGCTGCCGCACCTCTGGGAGGAGCAGCCGGGACGGCGCCACCACGCGGGGGCGGCCGTCTACCGGACCGCCTTCGAGCTGGACGGCCTGGGCCCGGGTGCGGTCGTCGTGCTGGACCTGGGCAGCGCCGAGGTGCGGGACGACGACGCCCAGCCCGTGCACGTCGGGATGGTCGGGCCCTCCTACCGGGCGGCGGCGCGGCCCCCGGTGGGCGAGGTCGCCACGGTCCGCGTCAACGGCGTCGACTGCGGCCTGGTGTGGGCTCCGCCCTACCGGGTGGACGTCACGGCCGCCGTCCGGGCCGGGCAGAACCGGCTGGAGGTGGAGGTCGCGAACACGGCGGCCGGGGCGCTGGCCGCCGACGAGCACATCGGCCCGCTGGCCGCGGCGAGCGAGGAGCGCCACGGGCGCCGGTTCCGGATGCAGCAGCTGGACCGAGCCCTGGACACCGTCCGGTCGGGTCTGCTCGCCGTCCCGGTGCTGCGGATCCGCGAGCCCTAGCTGGACGAGCCGTGGACGAAGTCAGACTAGACGACCAGTTCCTCCACGGCTTGTCGGCCGGCCAGCGAGGCCGCCCGCGCCCGGAGACCGTCGAGGTCGCCGCTGGTGAGGGTGTCGCCGAACAGCGCCGCGCTGACGCCGACGGCGACCGCACCGAGGCGCAGGTACTCGGCCGCCGCCTCCAGCGTGACGCCGCCCGTCGGCATCAGCGCCACGTCGGGCAACGGGCCCCGCAGCTCGCGGAGGTAGTCCAGGCCGCCCAGCGGTCCGATGGGGGACACCTTGACGGCGGGCACCCCCGTCTCCCAGGCCGAGACGATCTCGGTGGGGGTCAGCGCGCCCGGCACGTAGCTGAGGCCGAGCGCGACGGCGGCCTCCACCAGCCGCGGCAGGAAGACCTGGCTCACCGCGAAGTGGGCGCCCGCGTCGGCCGCGCGCCGCAGGTCGTCCGGCGTCCGGACGGTGCCCACGCCCAGCACGGCGTCGGGCAGCGCCTCCCCCGCCGCCGTCAGCGCGTCGAGCGCCCCCTCGGTGGTCAGGGTGTACTCGAAGACGCCGAGGCCGGCCTCGTGCAGCGTCCGGGAGGAGGCGACGAAGTGCCGGGCGTCGGGGGCCCGCATCACGGCGACCACCGCCCCGGGCGGGAGCGCGGAGCGGCGGCGGTCCGGCGTGGTCGAACTGGTCATGCGATCCCCTCGTGGGCGTCCGTGTCGGCGAGAAAGCGCTTCCTCACCGCTGGTCCGGGGAGCCTACCGCCGACGTCGCGGCCCCGGCAACGAGGCCGGCGCGGTCAGAGGGCGTCGCCGAGGAACCGCCAGGCCTCGTCCTGCATCGGCCCGTCGAAGACGTGCCCACCCGGCCGGAGGCGGCCGCGGTACCGGTCCCCGCCGGCGTGCAGCTCCTGCAGCCGGGCGTGGGCGGCCCGCATCCCCGCGGGCGGGAAGAGCGGGTCGGACTCCTGGTACTGGACCAGGAACCGGGCCCGGCCCAGGGCGGTGAGGTCGGGCCAGTCGCGCCAGGCGGCCAGCCGGGGCACGTGCAGCAGCCACGAGTGGCTGTCCAGGTGGGCGGGCACGAGGGAGGCGGACGTCGCCATCATGCAGCTGACGACGGCGGCCCGCAGCCGGTGGTCCAGCGCGGCGAGCAGCAGGCCGCGCCCGCCGCCCCCGGAGAACCCGAACGCGCCGAGCCGGTCCGCGTCCGTGCCCGGGTCGGCGGCCAGCACCTCGAGGGCGACCAGGTCGTCGGCCACCACCAGGCCGGCGAAGGTCTGGCCGAGCACGCCGGCCGCCTTGGCGAGGGTGTCCTCGTGCAGGTTCGCGAGGACGTCGAAGCGCTCGTCCGGGTCGAGCGCGACCCCCAGCTCGCGCCAGCGGGCCTCGTGGGCCTCGAACTGGGCCGCCAGCCGCGGCGTCGGCCGGCTGAGGTCGAAACGGCGGCTGCCCCAGGAGAACGCGTCGTGCACGAGCACCGCCACGCCCCGCCGGGCGAGGTCGTTGGCGGGCGCCCGGCCGTCGTACCAGTCCTGCCGCAGCCGGACCGCCCGTGGAGCCGTGCCCGGTCCGGAGTCGACCAGCTGCTCGCCGCCCACCGAGCGGACGCCGCCGTGGCAGTGCAGGCCGAGCACGCCGGGCAGCGGTCCGTCGACGCCCGCCGGGCGGAGCAACCAGCCGGTCGTGTCCGGTCCGAAGCCCACCGACCAGCGCAGCCGCCGCACGGCGACGCCGTCCACCGTGCTGCTGCCCTCGTCGTGCACCCGCGGGGCGGGGGACCGGGCCGGCAGCCCCAGGATCTGGCCGAGCGCGGTGCTCTCCGCGTCGGCCCCGACGAAGGGCGCGGCCGCCCGCGCTGCCGCCGGCCAGTCGGGGTAGCCGGCCAGGGCGTCCGGCGACGGCGGCGTCAGGAGGCGGCCTCGGCGCCGACCGTGCGGGCCGGCGCCGGGCCGGTGCTGCCGCGCACCTCCAGCCGCGGCCGGAACAGGATGGTGTGGCCGGGGGCGCGGGAGCCCAGCAGCTCGGCCATCCGGTGCCAGGCCTGCTCGCCCAGCTCGGTCACCGGGACCGAGGCCGTGGTGAGCGGCGGGGTCAGGTAGCGGGCGAAGGGGATGTCGTCGAAGCCGGTGACCGACACGTCGTCGGGCACCCGGACCCCGCGCTCGCCGAGAGCGCTCATCAACCCCATCGCGACCAGGTCGTTGAAGGCCAGCACGCCCGTGGCGCCGGAGGCGAGGACGCCGTCGGCCGCATCGTGCCCCTCGGCGAAGTTGACCCCGCAGGGCTCGACCCGGACCGCGACGTCGGGGTGCTCGGCCGAGAAGGCGCGGAGCGCGGCCAGCCGCTGGAGGTTCGACGAGCTCTGGGGGGCCCCGGCGAGGTAGAGCAGGGTGCGGTGCCCCTCGGCCCGCAGCAGGTGGAGCAGCTCGGTCAGCCCGCTGCGGTAGTCCGCGGTCACGGCCGGGGTGCCGGTGGAGCGCGCCTCGCGGTTGACCAGCACCACCGGCTGCAGCTGGGTCAGCAACCGCTCCAGGTCGTCCTCGGGCATCCGCGGGGCGCAGAGGACGATGCCGTCGCACCGCCGCCGCGTCTCGACCGCCAGGATGCGCTCCTCCTCGACCGACTCCACGGAGTCGGCGACCAGCACGTGGTAGCCGTCCCGGGCCGCAGCCCGGCTGAGGCCGCGCAGCACGCCGTGGAACGTCGGGTTCTCCAGGTCGGGCACGACGACCGCGACGGTGTTGGTGCGGCCCAGCACGAGGCTGCGGGCCAGCGGGCTGGCGGTGTAGTCGAGCGCGTCGGCGGCCGCGCGCACCTTGGCGGCCAGCGCCTCGTCCACCCGGGCGTTGCCGTTCAGGACGCGCGACACCGTGGAGAGCGAGACGCCGGCGCGGGCCGCCACGTCGGCGATGGTGCGCGAGCGCTCGTGCGGTCGACCGGTCACCCGGGGTCTCCCTCCTTCGGCTCGTCATCCCTGCTGACCACCCGACCGCTCTCCCGTCCGGTAGCCGCTCCGCATCCTATCGTGTAGCGTGAAAACGCTTTCTCACGCCTGGCGACGAGGCCGGGTCCGAGCACAGACAGGGGCCAGCCCATGGACCACCGCGACCTCACGCCCACCCCGCCCAGCCGCGTGCTGGTCACCGGAGGGGCGGGCCGGCTGGGCCGGACCGTCGTCGCCGGCCTGCGGGAGCGGGGCCACACCGTGGTCTCGGTCGACCGGGAACCGGGCGACGACCCCGGGAGCCTGGTTGCCGACCTCACCGACGCCGCCGCGACCGAGGCCGTGCTGGCCGACGTCCGGCCCGAGGCCGTGGTCCACCTGGCGGCCATCGCCGTGCCGTTCAGCGCCCCGGAGCCGGTGATCCTGCAGACCAACACGATGCTGGCGTGGACCGTGCTGTCGGCGGCGGTCGCCGCGGGTGTGCCGAAGGTCGTCGTGGCCAGCAGCCCGACGGTCCACGGCTACGGCGCGCCCACCGGCTGGGTGCCGGCGTCGCTGCCGCTGGACGAGGAGTCCCCGGCCCGGCCCTGGAACGCCTACAGCCTCTCCAAGCTGACCGCCGAGCACGTCATGCGCACCCTCGTCGCCCAGGTGGGGGACCGGGTGCGGTTCGCCGCCTTCCGGCCCTGCTTCGTCATCGCGCCGGAGGAGTGGCACGGGGCGCTGACCCAGCAGGGCCACACGGTCGCGGAGCGGCTGGCCAACCCCGCCCTGTCCGCGCCGGCCCTGTTCAACTACCTCGACGCCCGGGACGCGGCGTCCTTCGTCGACGCGCTGCTGGCCGGCCTGCCCGACATCCCCAACGGCGAGACCTTCCTCGTGGGCGCCGACGACGCGCTGGCCACGGCGCCGCTGGCCGAGCTGCTGCCCCGGTTCCACCCCGGCACAGCCGCTGCCGCGCAGGCGCTCACCGGCACCGCCCCGGCGTTCGCCAACGGCAAGGCGCGGCGGCTGCTGGGCTGGCGGCCGCAGCACAGCTGGCGGACCGCCCTGGTCGACGCGCCGCGCGCCGCGGCCGGGGCGGTGCGGTGACGACGGGCACCGACGGTCCCCGCCTGGTCGAGCTGCGGACCCGGCGGCACGTCGCCCGGCTCCGGCGACCGTGGGGGCCGGACGTCGGCGTCAACCACGTCCTCGAGGTGACGGTCGTCGACAGCACGGGCGCGACGGGGACCGGCTTCAGCTGGACCCCGAGCATCGGCGCCGAGGCCGTGCACGCCCTGCTGGAGCACGACATCAGCGCCGCCGTGGTCGGCGGGCCGGTCGACCCGGAGGTCGTCTGGCCGGCCCTGTGGTCGCGGCTGCACGAGGCCGGCTCGGGCGGGCTGACCACCATCGCGATGGCCGGCCTCGACCTCGCCCTGTGGGACCTCGCCGGCCGCCGGTCGGGGCGCTCCCTCGTCGACCTGCTGGGCGCGCGGCGCGCGGGCGTCGCGGTCTACGGCAGCGGGGTCAACCTGCACTACCCGCTCGAGGAGCTGGTGGCCCAGGCGCGGCGCTGGGTGGAGGCCGGGTTCGCCAGCGTCAAGATCAAGGTCGGGGGCCCCGACCTCGCCGTCGACCACGAGCGGGTGGCGGCCGTGCGGGCGGTGATCGGTCCCGAGCGGGGGCTGATGCTCGACGCCAACCAGCGCTGGGACCTGGCGACGGCGACGGCGGCGATGGCCGTCCTCGAGGAGCACGCCCCGGCCTGGATCGAGGAGCCGCTGCGCGCGGACGACCTCGCCGGCCACGCCGAGCTGCGCCGCCGGATCGCCACCCCCGTCGCGATGGGGGAGAACCTGCACACCGTGTACCGCTTCCGCGACGCCCTCGACCTCGGCGCCTGCGACATCGTCCAGCCCAACGTCGTCCGGGTGGGCGGCATCACCCCGTTCCGCAGCATCGCGGCGCTGGCCGACGAGCGCGGTGTCGCGCTGCACCCCCACCTGCTGCCCGAGATCTCCGGCCAGCTGGCCCTCACGCTGACCCGGCCCTGCCTGGTGGAGGAGGTCGAGGACGCCTCGCTGACCGCCCTCGGGCTGCTGGCCGACCCGCCGCCGGTGGTGGTGCAGGACGGCGAGCTGCGCGTGACCGGGAGCCCCGGACTGGGCCTCGACTTCTCCGGCGCCCTCGTCGGCGCGTCGGGACGTCCGGCGTGACGGGCGGGCCCGCCCGGGTCGTCCTCGTCGGCGTCCGCGGCTTCGGGGCCGTGCACGCGGCCCGGATCGCCGGGCTGCAGCAGCAGGGGCGGGTCGAGCTGGTGGCCTGCGTCGACCCGGTCGTGGTGGCCGACCCGCCGGTCGCGCACGGGGTCCCGCTGCACCCCGACCTGCCCGCGGCCCTGGCCGTCGCCGGCCCGGTCGACGTCGTCGTGGTGGCCGCACCGCTGGGCGAGCACTTCGTCCTGGCCGAGACCGCCCTGCGGGCGGGCGCGGACGTGCTGCTGGAGAAGCCGCCGGTCGCCTCGCTCGACGACTTCGCCCGGCTGCTCGCCACGGAGACCGCCACCGGCCGGGTGGTGCAGGTCGGCTTCCAGAGCCTGGGCTCGGACGGGTTGGAGGCCTTCGCCGCGGACGCGTTCGAGATCGGCGCGGTCACCCACGTCGGTGCCGTCGGGGCCTGGTCGCGCCCGCGCGCCTACTGGGAGCGCTCGCCCTGGGCCGGCCACCGCAGCCTGGACGGCCGCGCCGTCGTCGACGGGGTCGCCACCAACCCGCTCGCGCACGCCGTGGCCACCGCCCTGGCCCTGGTGCGCGCCCGCACCGTCGACGACGTGCGGGCGGTCGACGTGGACCTGTACCGGGCGAACGCCATCGAGAGCGACGACACCTCCGTGGTCCGCGTCCACACCACCGGCGGGCGGACGGTCACCTGCGCGCTGACCCTGTGCGCGCCCGTGCAGCGGGAGCCGGTGCTGCACGTGCACGGCCCCGGCGGGTCGGCCGACTACCGCTACACCACCGACGAGGTGGTCGTCCACGGACCCGACGGACCCCGGACCCAGGTCCTCGGCCGCGAGGACCTGCTGGAGAACCTGCTCGCGCACCGCCGCACGGGTGAGCCGCTGCGGGTCCCGCTGGTCAGCACGGGGGCGTTCATGCGGGTGCTGGCCGCGGTGGCCGACGCCGACGACCCCGTCCGCATCGACCCGCGAGCCATCCGCTGGGTGGGCGAGGGGCCGGACCGGTACCCCGTCGTCGACGACGTGGAGCACTGGCTGGAGCGGGCGGCCTCCACCGGCCGCACCTTCCGGGAGCTCGGGGTGCCCTGGGCGCACGCCGGCCGCGACCGCGTGCTGGTGCGGCTCCGGGTCGAGGGCCACCGCGTCGCCGACTACCACGACGGGGCCGGCACGCTGCCGACCTCCACCCCACGGCCGGTGCTGCACCCGGTCTCGACGCTCACCGGGGTGCGGGTGTCCGCGCAGCACCCGGCCGACCACGACTGGCACACCGGTGTCGGGCTGGCCGTCCCCGACGTCGACGGCACCAACCTCTGGGGCGGTGGCACCTACGTGCACGGCCAGGGCTACCGGCTGCTGGACGACCACGGCCGGGTCGACGGTGAGCCCCCGCTGGTCACCGACGGCGGGTTCCGCCAGCGGCTGGCGTGGCGGAGCCGCGACGGCGCCGTGCTGCTCGAGGAGCAGCGGACGGTCCGCTGGGGGCCCCTCGACGGCCGGGCCTGGCACCTCCACCTCGGCACGGTGCTGCGCGCCGGGCGCGGCGCGACGGTGGGCTCGCCGGGCAGCAAGGGCCGCCCCGACGGCGGCTACGGCGGCTTCTTCTGGCGGTTCCCGGCCTGCGCGGACGTCGACGTCCTCACCGCCGACGCCCGGGGCGAGCAGGCGGTGCAGGGCACCGTCAGCCCCTGGGTGGCGTGGGCGGCCGACTTCACGGCCGCCCCCGGGGTCAGCGGCCCGGCGACGGTGGTGCTGTCCTCCCCGTCGGCCGCCGACGCGGGGGACCCCTGGTTCGTCCGGGTCCGCGACTACCCCGGGCTCGGCTCCGCCCTCGCCTGGCGGGACCCGGTGGTGCTGCCCCCGGGCGGCGAGCTCGCCCGGCGGTTCGACGTCGCCGTCGTCGACGGCCGGCTGAGCCCCGCCGAGGCCGCCGACGTGGCCGCCGCGCTGGTCGGGGTGCGGGCATGACCGGGCTCGCACCCGCCGTCGTCACGACGTCGGCCGACCACGCCGAGAAGCGGCGCCGGCTGCTGGCGGTCCTGGACGGCACGGGCGCCGAGGCGCTGGCGCTGACCGGTTCGACGGCGCTGGCCTGGTACCTCGACGGGGCGCGCAGCCACGTCAGCCTGGCCGCCGACCCGGTGCTCGCCGTCCGGGTCAGCCGGGACGCCGACGAGGTCCTGCTCACGAGCAACGAGACGGCCCGGCTGGTCCGCGAGGAGCTGCCCGGCTGGCTGACCGTCTGCGAGCGGCCCTGGTACGCGGGGCGGCCCGACCTCCACGCGCGGCCCGAGACCGCCCTGGCCGACGCCCTGCTGCGGGCCCGCTCGCCGCTGCTGCCGGTCGAGACCGAGCGGTTCGCCCGGCTGGGCGCCGACGCGGCGACCGCCCTGACCGACGTCCTCGCCGTCGCGGAGCCGTCCTGGACCGAGCGCCGGCTGGCGGGCGAGGTCGCCCGGGCCGTCGTGGAGCGCGGGGCCGACCCCCTGGTCGTCCTCGTCGGCGGCGAGGACCGTGCCCACCTGCCCCACCCGCTGCCCACCGGCGGCCCGCTGGGCCGCCGGGTCCTGGTCGTGCTGTGCGCCCGGCGGCACGGGCTGGTGGTGAACCTGAGCCGGGCCCTCGCCTTCGGAGACCTCGACGCGGCCGAGCGGGACGTCCAGGACCGGGTGCTCGCCGTGGAGCAGGCCGCCCTCGACGCGCTGGCCCCCGGGGTCACGCTGGCGGAGGTCCTGGGGGTGGTCGGCCGGGCCTACGCCACCCAGGGTTTCGGCGCCGACCACTGGCGCGGGCACCACCAGGGCGGCGTCGCCGGCTACGCCGGCCGGGACCCGCGCGCCACCCCCGACTGCTCCTTCTCCGTCGCGGTCGGCCAGGCCTTCGCCTGGAACCCGTGGGTGCCCGGGGGGAAGGTCGAGGACACCGTGCTGCTGGGCGACGACGGCCTGGAGGTGCTCAGCGTCGACCCGCGCTGGCCGTCCGTCCGGGTCGGCGGCCGCCGCCGGCCCGTCGTCTGGGAGCGCTGACCCGCCAGCGGGCCCGCCCCACCACCCACGCCGCCCCCGGGCGGCCGAGAGGACACGCGACACCATGAGCACCATCGCCTTCGTCGGGCTCGGCATCATGGGCGGCCCGATGGCCGCCCACCTCGTGCGCGCCGGCCACACCGTGCGGGGCGTCAACCGCAGCCCCGCGGCCGTCCAGCGGCTGGTCGAGGCCGGCGGCCAGGACGGCGGCAGCGTCGCGGAGGCCGTCCGGGACGCCGACGTGGTCATCACCATGGTCCCGGACTCCCCGGACGTCGAGGCCGTGGCGCTCGGCCCGGACGGGATCTACGCCCACGCCCGCCCCGGGGCGCTGCACGTCGACATGTCCTCGATCCGCCCGGACGTGGCCGTCGGCCTGGCCGCGACCGGGGCGGCGGCCGGCGTCCGGGTGCTCGACGCCCCCGTGAGCGGCGGGCAGGCGGGCGCCCAGGAGGCCACGCTCTCGATCATGGTCGGCGGCGAGGTGGACGCCTTCGCCGCGGCCCGGCCGCTGCTCGAGGTGATGGGCAGCACCGTCGTCCACGTCGGTCCGGCCGGCTCCGGCCAGACGGTCAAGGCGGCCAACCAGCTGGTGGTGGGCGGCACCTACCAGCTGCTCGCCGAGGCGATCGTCTTCCTGCGCGCCCACGGTGTCGACGACGAGGCGGCGCTCCGGGTGCTGGCCGGCGGCCTCGCGGGGAGCACTGTGCTGGACCGCAAGGGCGCCGCCATGCTGGCCGGCCGCTTCGAGCCGGGGTTCCGGGTGGACCTGCACCACAAGGACATGGGCATCGTCACCGCCGCGGCCCGGGAGCAGGGCGTCGCCCTGCCCCTCGGGGCGCTGACCGCCCAGCTGATCGGCGCCCTCCGCGCCCAGGGCGACGGCGGGCTCGACCACTCCGCCCTGCTGCGCGGCGTCGAGCGGCTGTCCGGCCGCCCGGTGAGCGGGGACTGAGCCCCCGCGGCCTGAGCCCGTCGACGGCCCTTCGACGGGCCCGGGGATGGGCGGCGGCCCCTTCGACCCGCCGGGGAGCGGTGGTCAGCTGGGGGTGACCGCCACCTCCACGACGGCCCAGGACAGCGCCGGCAGCGTCACCGCGAGCGCGCCGTCCTCGAGGACCGCGCCGTCCCAGTCGACGAGGCCGACCGGCGAGGCGTCGGCGGTGTTCGCGCTGAAGCGGTCACCGCCCTCCGGCGTCGCGAGCACCCGGGCCGACACGACCTGGTCGGCCGTGAAGCCGTGCAGGGGCACCGTGACCTCGGCGGCCTCGTCGAGGCTGCGGTTGGCCAGGAAGAGGGCGATCCGGCCGGTCGCCGCGTCCCAGGTCGCGCTGGCGTCGACCAGGTCGGCCTCGCCGTACCGGGCGGTGGTGTAGTGGTCGGACGTGACGGACAGCCGCAGGATCTCCCCGGACGCCGTCTGCGCCATCGCGGCGAACGGGTAGAAGATCGTCTGCCGCCAGGCGGGGCCGCCCTCCTGGGTGCGGACCAGGCCGAGCAGGTTGACCAGCTGCGCCTGGTTGGCGATCTTGACCCGGTCCCCGTGCCGGAGCAGCGAGTTGAGCAGGGTGCCGACGACGACGGCCTCGGTCACGTCGTAGTCGCCCTCGCCGATCGGCGGGTGCTCGGCCCAGTTCCGGGTGATCTCGGCCTCGGTGGCGACCGGGTGCTCCGGGTCGTGCCGGTAGGACACGTTCCACTCGTCGAAGGAGAGGTTGATCGTCTTGGTGTGCCGGTCGCGCGCCCGGACGAAGTCGGCGGTCGCGACGACGGCCTCGATGAAGCGGTCCATGTCGACGCCGCTGGCCAGGAAGCTGCCGACGTCGCCGTCGGAGTCGGCGTAGTAGACGTGCAGCGAGATGTAGTCGACCAGCGCGTAGGTGTGGGTGAGGACCGTCTGCTCCCAGGCCCCGAAGGTCGGCATCGAGAGGTTGGAGCTGCCGCACGCGACCAGCTCCAGCGAGTCGTCGATCATCCGCATCGCCCGCGCGGCCTCCGCCGCCAGCCGGCCGTACTCGTCCGCGGTCTTGAAGCCGATCTGCCAGGGGCCGTCCATCTCGTTGCCGAGGCACCACAGCTTGATGCCGAAGGGCTCCTCGGCCCCGTTCCGGCGGCGCAGGTCGGAGAGCTCGGTGCCGCCGGGGTGGTTGGCGTACTCCAGCAGCGCCCGGGCCGCCGCGACGCCGCGCGTGCCGAGGTTGACCGCCTCCATGATCTCGACGTCGGCCTGCCGCGCCCAGTCGACGAACTCGTGCAGGCCGAAGGCGTTGGTCTCCAGGGTGTGCCACGCGCCGTCCAGCCGCCGCGGACGCTGCTCGACCGGCCCGACCCCGTCCTCCCAGTCGTAGCCCGAGACGAAGTTGCCGCCGGGGTAGCGGACGACGCTGACGCCCAGCTCGCGGGTGAGCTCGAGGACGTCCCGGCGCAGCCCGTCCGCGCCGGCCTCGGGATGACCGGGTTCGTAGATCCCCGTGTAGACGCAGCGGCCCATGTGCTCCACGAAGGAGCCGAAGAGCCGGCGCGGGACCGGTCCCAGGGTGAAGTCGCGGTCGACGGTGACACGTGCCTGGACCAACGGAGGTCCTTCCTCTGCGGGGTGGGACACCGACGCTAGTGCGTGCCCCCGTCGCTCCCGCCGGGCGACCCGCCGTGCAGGGGTCCCGAGCGCATAGCCCGTCGAGGCATCCCCGGTCTCCGGCGGGCGGAGCGGCGGGACTACCGTCGGTCCCCGGGGCGCTCGCCCCAGGGTCGGAGGTCAGCACGTGTCCGCAACGACGGAGCAGAACGAGAAGCACACCGCGAAGGTCGTCGGCGTCACCGTCGCGGCCGCCGTCGGCGGGTTCCTCTTCGGGTTCGACAGCTCGGTGGTGAACGGCGCCGTCGACGCCATCCAGGGCGACTTCAGGCTCAGCGACGTGCTCGTCGGGTTCTCGGTGGCCGTCGCCCTGCTGGGCTGCGCCGTCGGGGCCTGGTTCGCCGGCCAGCTGGCCGACCGGATCGGCCGCAAGAAGGTCATGCTGATCGGCGCCGTGCTGTTCCTCGCCTCCGCCTTCGGCGCGGGGCTGGCCACCGGGGTCGTGTCGCTGATCATCTGGCGGATCATCGGCGGCCTGGGGATCGGCATCGCCTCCGTGATCGCCCCCGCCTACATCGCCGAGATCGCGCCGGCGCGCTACCGCGGGGCGCTCGCCTCGACCCAGCAGCTGGCGATCACGCTGGGCATCTTCGCCGCGCTGCTCTCCGACGCACTGCTGCAGGACGCCGCCGGGGGCGCGTCCGAGCAGCTGTGGTTCGGGCTGCAGGCCTGGCGCTGGATGTTCCTGGTCGGCGCGGTGCCGGCCGTGGTCTACGGGCTGCTGTCGCTCACGATCCCCGAGTCGCCCCGGTACCTGGTGGCCAAGGACCTCGACGACGAGGCGGCCGACGTGCTCAGCCGGGTCACCGGCGAACGGCACCCCGCCGAGCGGATCAAGGAGATCCGGATCACCCTGCGGCGGGAGTCGAAGTCGTCCTTCCGGGACGTCCGCGGCGACCGCGGCGGGCTGCATCCGCTCGTCTGGGTGGGCATCGGTCTGGCCGCGCTGCAGCAGCTGGTCGGCATCAACGCGATCTTCTACTACTCGACCACCCTGTGGCGCTCGGTCGGGTTCACCGAGGACCAGTCCTTCACCACCTCGGTGATCACCGCCGTCATCAACGTGGTGATGACCTTCGTGGCCATCCTCTTCGTCGACCGGCTCGGCCGCCGCAAGCTGCTGATGAGCGGCTCGGCCGGCATGTTCGTCGGCCTGCTGATGGCGTGCCTGGCCTTCACCCAGCAGCAGGGGAGCGGTGACGACGTCACCCTGCCCGGCAACTGGGGGGTCGTCGCCCTCATCGGCGCCAACCTGTTCGTCGTCTGCTTCGCTGCCACCTGGGGCCCGATCATGTGGGTGATGCTCGGCGAGATGTTCCCGAACCGGATGCGCGCCGTCGCCCTCGGGCTGTGCACGGCGGTCAACTGGGTCGCCAACTTCGCCGTCTCCCTGCTGTTCCCCGAGCTGGCCCGGTCGGTGGGTCTCGGCTGGATCTACGGCGGGTTCGCCTTCTTCGCCCTCGTCTCCTTCGTCTTCGTCCGCACTCTCGTGCCCGAGACGAAGGGCATGGAGCTGGAGGACATGCAGGGCAGCACCAACCGGACCCGCGCGGAGGTCTGAGGGGCGGGAGCCGGCGGGTGACCAGCCCTCCTGCACCCCGTCGGTGACGGTGCGCCCCGTGCACCGGGTGCAGCAGCGCGTCCGGG
The window above is part of the Friedmanniella luteola genome. Proteins encoded here:
- a CDS encoding NAD-dependent epimerase/dehydratase family protein, encoding MDHRDLTPTPPSRVLVTGGAGRLGRTVVAGLRERGHTVVSVDREPGDDPGSLVADLTDAAATEAVLADVRPEAVVHLAAIAVPFSAPEPVILQTNTMLAWTVLSAAVAAGVPKVVVASSPTVHGYGAPTGWVPASLPLDEESPARPWNAYSLSKLTAEHVMRTLVAQVGDRVRFAAFRPCFVIAPEEWHGALTQQGHTVAERLANPALSAPALFNYLDARDAASFVDALLAGLPDIPNGETFLVGADDALATAPLAELLPRFHPGTAAAAQALTGTAPAFANGKARRLLGWRPQHSWRTALVDAPRAAAGAVR
- a CDS encoding mandelate racemase/muconate lactonizing enzyme family protein yields the protein MTTGTDGPRLVELRTRRHVARLRRPWGPDVGVNHVLEVTVVDSTGATGTGFSWTPSIGAEAVHALLEHDISAAVVGGPVDPEVVWPALWSRLHEAGSGGLTTIAMAGLDLALWDLAGRRSGRSLVDLLGARRAGVAVYGSGVNLHYPLEELVAQARRWVEAGFASVKIKVGGPDLAVDHERVAAVRAVIGPERGLMLDANQRWDLATATAAMAVLEEHAPAWIEEPLRADDLAGHAELRRRIATPVAMGENLHTVYRFRDALDLGACDIVQPNVVRVGGITPFRSIAALADERGVALHPHLLPEISGQLALTLTRPCLVEEVEDASLTALGLLADPPPVVVQDGELRVTGSPGLGLDFSGALVGASGRPA
- a CDS encoding DUF6807 family protein codes for the protein MTGGPARVVLVGVRGFGAVHAARIAGLQQQGRVELVACVDPVVVADPPVAHGVPLHPDLPAALAVAGPVDVVVVAAPLGEHFVLAETALRAGADVLLEKPPVASLDDFARLLATETATGRVVQVGFQSLGSDGLEAFAADAFEIGAVTHVGAVGAWSRPRAYWERSPWAGHRSLDGRAVVDGVATNPLAHAVATALALVRARTVDDVRAVDVDLYRANAIESDDTSVVRVHTTGGRTVTCALTLCAPVQREPVLHVHGPGGSADYRYTTDEVVVHGPDGPRTQVLGREDLLENLLAHRRTGEPLRVPLVSTGAFMRVLAAVADADDPVRIDPRAIRWVGEGPDRYPVVDDVEHWLERAASTGRTFRELGVPWAHAGRDRVLVRLRVEGHRVADYHDGAGTLPTSTPRPVLHPVSTLTGVRVSAQHPADHDWHTGVGLAVPDVDGTNLWGGGTYVHGQGYRLLDDHGRVDGEPPLVTDGGFRQRLAWRSRDGAVLLEEQRTVRWGPLDGRAWHLHLGTVLRAGRGATVGSPGSKGRPDGGYGGFFWRFPACADVDVLTADARGEQAVQGTVSPWVAWAADFTAAPGVSGPATVVLSSPSAADAGDPWFVRVRDYPGLGSALAWRDPVVLPPGGELARRFDVAVVDGRLSPAEAADVAAALVGVRA
- a CDS encoding bifunctional 4-hydroxy-2-oxoglutarate aldolase/2-dehydro-3-deoxy-phosphogluconate aldolase — protein: MTSSTTPDRRRSALPPGAVVAVMRAPDARHFVASSRTLHEAGLGVFEYTLTTEGALDALTAAGEALPDAVLGVGTVRTPDDLRRAADAGAHFAVSQVFLPRLVEAAVALGLSYVPGALTPTEIVSAWETGVPAVKVSPIGPLGGLDYLRELRGPLPDVALMPTGGVTLEAAAEYLRLGAVAVGVSAALFGDTLTSGDLDGLRARAASLAGRQAVEELVV
- a CDS encoding LacI family DNA-binding transcriptional regulator → MTGRPHERSRTIADVAARAGVSLSTVSRVLNGNARVDEALAAKVRAAADALDYTASPLARSLVLGRTNTVAVVVPDLENPTFHGVLRGLSRAAARDGYHVLVADSVESVEEERILAVETRRRCDGIVLCAPRMPEDDLERLLTQLQPVVLVNREARSTGTPAVTADYRSGLTELLHLLRAEGHRTLLYLAGAPQSSSNLQRLAALRAFSAEHPDVAVRVEPCGVNFAEGHDAADGVLASGATGVLAFNDLVAMGLMSALGERGVRVPDDVSVTGFDDIPFARYLTPPLTTASVPVTELGEQAWHRMAELLGSRAPGHTILFRPRLEVRGSTGPAPARTVGAEAAS